DNA from Lineus longissimus chromosome 7, tnLinLong1.2, whole genome shotgun sequence:
TCCCATAATGAAATGTTGTGTGAACTGGCTATATATACAAACATCTTAAAGACTAATTTATCAAGGGAGCCATGACGATAGACTGGTAAGTGTCATTAGCTACCAGACAAGAGTGTTGTGCCCAGCTGATGGACAATGTTTAAATTGCTAATGGTTCCTTCTCAAAGAGAAACATTTGATGATTTCATGGATAGCGTTTGGAGTTATTGATGGTTCCTGAGAGTGGATGTGGGCAGATACGAAAGATTAAGTGCCTGTGCCTAGACAACGGATCATGTAAAGTGTCAATGGTTCCCTCTCTAAAACAAAATATTGACACTTTTATCGATATTGGAGCACAGCCTATGGATACCACCGACAGTAGCTACGAAAGACAAAACACTTTTTCATGACAATGCCCATCTTGCAGGCAATCGTCAAAGTGTCTGTGGTTGATCCTCAAAGACAAAAAACTTGACACTTTTATGGATTGTGTTTGAAGCTATTGACGTTCCCCAAGAGCAGATACCGTGCACAAATTGATTTCCCCGCACACTCCAGGCCGACTATTGGAATGGAGCATGTTCATTGCGCAGAGCCCAGCCGGTGAAGACACAAGAGGAACTGCTGAGCTCCGGCTTAAGGGGAGTGAAGCACAGTGTGTAGAACCGCTTGATCAGTCTACGCTACATTGCGTCTGAAAGACATTTAGCTCTAGGCTAGCCTGTGTAGTATTGGAATTGGAATCAAGCAAGCACAGAGAAACTGTTGGTGGTTCAGTGAGGAGTGCGTACTCTTGTGACAGAATTTCATTTCTGCCTCGTATTTCAACGCTGGAACATTGATCAGCTGTGTGCCATTTCTGTACATTTCTGGTCATTATTGTAGGATAACGCAGTAACTGGGGTCTGTCATGTTTCATCCATTCATCACTCAACTCTGTTCATGATCTGACTCCGTTTTATCCATTTTGCCATTCATGCATCAGACAACAAGTCTGGCTATAAACTCAACTGGTTTTTCAACGCAGGATCACGATTCAATAGTCAgttttttcagtgctgttcatGCGTTACCATCTCTCAACTTGGATCAGTATGACAGTAAAAACAAGCCAGGACAAAATCAAAAGGAATTTCCATGTCATCTTTCAAGACAGATCAGTTGTGGGCCATCATTCTAGAATCTTCTCTGTGCGATAAGTATGTGAGCAGTATTCAAGTAAGAACTGCCTATTTTACATTTCATACATCATATTGTACAACGAGCCCGGACTGAACTCGACATCAATTCCGTCTGCTGCGTGAAAGTCAACGATACCTAGTATTGGAATTTTAAGTGTAGTATATGATTCTGAACTGTAAGCATGGTCTGAGTGTCTCTCTATATACCGGATATTGCGTCTAACTAATATCAATACTAATATTGCAATTCATGTCAACAGTGAGGTACTTCGTCTAGGATGCCAACTGATTATTGAAATTCATGTGTGGATATTTGTGCAAAGGTGAACCAGACTCTTGGTTGTACATTTCTTTAGATCAATGAGGAGGTCATGTATATTTCTTGAGCAAAATCTAACTCACCTGTTACAGGTGTTCAGTAGGGCACCTAGCTCAAGGCTTGATGGTACCTCATAGAGTATGGAGATATTCACGCTTTCGACTCGTTCATCATTGGAATGACTCCGACTTTGGGATTTCCAcatattttgttttgataaaaaCTCATTGTGTACACTATTTAGCCGTAGTCAAAACAACATTGCCAATTTCTTGAACAATCTTGTCAAAAGTAATGGTTTTGCACAGCAATATTAAGAACTTTGCTATTCTGTTAAATCATTCTTGTCAAAGGTGATTGATGCGAACAGTTCTTTAATTGAATAGTCTATTGCAAGTCGCTCTCTGTTGAATGCGTTGGGGATTGAAGCATACTCCGATGCACTGGTGATTGTGTGTAACGTCTGAAAGGAGAACAACTCGTTAGATTCTGGTGGATATCAACATATTGGCTCATTCCATCTACTGCGCGGCAATTCTCTACGGAGAAGAATACCATGGACGCTCTCCTACATGGAACAGTTTTGTGGAATATTACTCACTAAGGTAGGCGAGCGCCAGATCAGTGTATGGATATTCTACGTTAACTAATTAGCAATATGAGTTACTCTGGCCTTGGATACGATTGATTAATGTAATTGACCATGGTTAGTTGTTGGGGATACATTTGAAAGAAGAGGAAAGTAGAGAAGTACTGTAGTGATTAGTAGAGAAACCGATCAAAGGAGTGCAACACTATAGGAATAAAGGAATTCAGCAACGAATACTCTACTGGAATACAACAGCAAAGAGGAATACACAATAAACATAGGTTGCAATAGAGATAGGAACACAGAGTCTGGTCATAGCCAAGAGTTAATTTCAACTTTGATTTCTTGCTTGCGATGAAGAAAGCTTAAATCAGGAGATTCAATGTCAAGGTAAAGGTCTATCAAAAGATAACTCTGGTAACGCTTCCCCCTCAGATGATCGCTAACGTATCAAGGGTAACTTATTCTGACTTTGATGACTTCAGGCTCGTCTAAAGGTCCAGTTTCTTTATCGCCTGATTAATGGATGGGGTGGAATGCCATGAACATTATATCGCATATCTGTAGAAAAAACCATACGGTTCAAGATGAATAAGTGATCTTGCTATGGGTTCTAGCATAGGTAACCTGTGGATATACTACTGCTAGCTTTATAGAATGTACGAACAAATGTGTACGAAACACATTACAGGATCATCGGTTCGCTATGAGGAAGTTTTGTAGTCTTAGAATCATCTCGTCCAGCTATGACCAAGAAGGGCACACTTCTGATAAACGTGAACACGCTCCAATTTGTATACCCTGCGTACGTCTTTCTTACTTGATCAACACATACTTAGGTCTACAGACGTTATTTTGTCGAAGGATAACTTGGCACCACTCAAAAGATGAAAAGGATGCAACTGCTCTTGTTAGCCATCAATCTGAAGACTTTAGCTCTAGAGCTGATTCAAAGGACTTAAAGGGTGTTGAAGCTCAATCTAAGGACTTAGAGGCTCAGTTTGAGGAATTAGGTAGATTTGAGGTGACTGTGGTCACTGATCAGGTTATGGATAGGGATACcatgtcatcagtttcaaaattgAAACAGGATTTAGAATTTTGTGAATTTCGTGACGGCATGGAAAATAAGATAACCCCTGATGGAAGTAGTAATTCAGAGTCGCCGGAAAGTTCTAATTCTTCAAATGCTTGGAGTATGGATATAGATAGCATGGATAGTGGCCGCGATAGCAATAAGAATTACACCCTGGGTTGTGGTGCTACGAGTAGAGACATTTCTGTTGACTCCGGTCAGGGTAATTTGGACAGTTGCGAGGACTTGGATAATAGTCTGGCAGATCAATGTACATTCCAAATAAAGGACCCGAAAATATCAGAGGATGTCAATTTCAACTTAGGTCCTGGTGTTGGTGATGTAGATGTGCTAGTCATGGATGATAGTAATGTTATAACTGAGGACGTTTTACCCGAAGCCAGGGACTACGATGATGGCTTGGATGATGATCTCTTAGAAAGGATCTTGCTTGAATGTCTACGCAACGACACTCCAATTTCTCCCGATGCTAGTCCAGTTATGGAGAAGTTAGTTTATCCGTCTGATCGTCAAGATATTGCATCTGGCGCTGAACATTGTGATAGAATATATTTTGCGCCCGATGGTCAGCCGCTGCTCAGTCCAGGCGGACAACCTTTGCCCAATCGTAGTCCAACGGAGGAGAAATTATTGTACTCAACTGGTGCGACCAGCGAGGAGGCCTCCATGTACGATGACAGTTCATTTCTGGAGAAAATGACTGGGGATGCATCAGAATTAGTGGACGACGTGTTGTCAGACTCTGACGGGTGCGAATCTGAGCGTTGGCCAGATCTGCCAAAAAtcgtcatcttgaaaagcacATCGACAGAGTCTGATGCAGATGTATTTTGTGATGTGGTTGATTGTGACGTAATTGAGGATATTTTCTCGGACTGTAACGAATCTTTGGAATATCAGAGCGAAAACAGTTCTGTGGATGCAGAACAAGGTGATAGTGATTCCAAAGGTCAGTCTTCTGTTGAAGGTCATTCCTCTGCTGAAGGTCGTCCTCCTACTGAAAGTTGTTCCTCAACTGAAAGTCGCTCTTCTGCTGATAGTAACTCTCCTGATAAAGCTAATTCTTCAGCTGAAGGTCACTCCAGTGCTGAAGGTCACTCCAGTGCTGAAGGTCACTCCAGTACTGAAGGTCACTCCAGTACTGAAGGTCACTCCAGTACTGAAGGTCACTCCAGTGGTGAAGGTCATTCCTCTGGTGAAGGTCAGTCCTCTGAAGGTCACTCCTCAGCTGAAGGTCACTCCTCAGCTGAAGGTCACTCCTCTGAAGGTCATTCCTCTGCTGATCATGAAGTTCTATATTCTGCTGACGGCCATTTTTCAAACGGCATGGAGGAAGACGGAGATGTCTTCTTTGAACTTCTAAAGGAAGACGAAGGTGAGATGTACTACAGTACCATTGAGGAGAAAAGTCCGAAGAATTCCGACTCAAGTCTAGGCAAAGATGAACACTTAGATGATAAGTTTCCAGAGATGTTTTATAGCACTGTTGAGGAACAAATTGACTCTTCTGTCGAAGATGACGCCTTGCCGTGTTTTCTGGACTTCCCGCCTGTTCCAGACTATTTGGAGACCACCATTGAAGAGCCAGCCATTATGGACCCTGATGCACCGGTGGTCCCAGTGTCGTGTGGATGGAATGAGATGTTTCATAGTGCAATTGAAGAGCTCAATGAAACAAGCTCTGCAGTTATGGCCAATTCTCCCCGTAGTCCATCCTTACCAGAAGATGATCAGGATATCTCTCCTGATCCTGATTCCATGCTCTCAGCCGTGTCAGATGAATTGAAGGATTTAGTTGCTTCTGATAATGACCAGGACCTTTCGCCGACAGATTCCTACTCTGCCATATCGGTTTCTCCTGAAGATTCTGAGAGGCTAAGATCAGCTGCTGAATCAGTCTCAGACAAGCTCAAAGAAATCTTGTCCACTTCGATCAATTCTCTTGACTCTGGTCCGTCTGATCCggaatttttgcaaaaattggAAGATGTGCGTAAAACCAGTAGCGATATTTCTTTAAATAGACCTGTGAAAAGGCCAACGACTGTACCGGTGTCACGGAAATTCATTGATACCTTTTATGGCGTTGTTGATGGTACAGTGACATCATCTGATAGCGATGCGAATCTGTCTTGCCATGAGGATAGCCCAACGACTCCTGGAGAAATTTTAGATAAGGCTTTTGTGCCAGAAGAGAAAGTGGCGAGGTCTAGTAGTAGTGAACTTGATGATGGACACGAAGATGGTTCACTTGGAGATAATGAGGAGGATAATGATAAAAGTAGTTCACCTGAAGCTGATGAGGTCAAGCTTGGTCATGATGAGTTCAAAGTAGTACCTGTGTATGATTGGAGCGACTGTCTACCACAAGCTTGGGGTGGGATACGCGATCCATTCCCTGGGATGGACCGGGCCTCCATCACACCAGATGAGGCAATAATCCCGATATTGGAGCATGACGTCCTTGGTCAAGATGGAGATGAAGAGGATTTGATACTTCATAATGCCTTCAAAAGCGCCAATGCGAATGTAGTTGTTTTGAAGGAACCTCTCCCAAAAGTTGACCAGGATTCTGTAAAAAAGGATGCTGACAAGTCAACACCAAATCATGCCAAAGTCGGCATATTGGAACAAGATGGTACTCTTGTTGAATCTGCAGCTGGGGAAGAACTTACACCAGGCACGAGCATTGATCTCACAAATGTTGTGCCAAGGGTTGTGGAAGCTGAAGCTTATCAGACAGTTCTAGCTAAAGATACGGTGATTGAACTCGCAGACGACGTTGGGTCAGGAGATGATGAAACAAGGGTTAGTAGCACAGGACCAGAGAGAAGTAACACAGATATAGAAATATCTGTAATAGACACTGTTGAACCGTGTTGTAAGGAAGTTCTTCACCAACAAAAAGATGAATCCTCTCTTGAAATGGGAGATAATGTTCATCAAACAGAACTTGATCCACCCGGTTTTGAGAAATCTGACATCGCTTCTTCAGGTTGGGTTGACCTAACTGAATATTATCAAACTAATCTGACTGGCTCCTCTCTGGAAAGTGAAGTTGATCTAACAGAAAATAAATCCCCTCTTGAAAAGACTGGCATCGCCTCTTCGGCTTGTGTTGAGCCAACTTACGATTGTCAAACAGATCTGACTGGTGGTGAATCGgatctcaaaacaaaaaatgctgATCAAAACAGTTCAGTATTAGTGGCCAGAACTACTGTTGAACCAGTATTAGTGGCCTATGCTGATGTTGAGCCAGTATTAGTGGCCAGTGCCAATGTTGAGCCAGTATTCGTGGCCAAAACTACTGCCGAACAATCTTTCCTTGGGGACAACTCAGTCTCAGTTTCTGGCGTTAGAGAAAATAGTATTGCAACACAAGCCACTGCAGTTGGTTTTCTAAACAAAGGCTTTGTTGCTATGCCTGGAATGTGTCAAGAAAGAACCTGTATTCATCAACATGAGCATGATTTCACCGGTCATGGACCAAATCATCAGCATCTGCCTGATTCAACGGATGTTAAGCCAGTGCCCGACTCTTCTGGTCACAGACCAGACCATCTGAACTTGCCTGATCCATGTCGCATTAGGCCAGTACACAACTCTGAACTTGATTTGCCTGATATTGAAAAGTATGAAAGAAGCGATAGTTTGGAATATGGTGATAAATTTACCAAGGAGGAGgagttgaacttgaatttgcGTCTCGATGACGTGATTTTGGACTTGGAGGGCGGGAGATGTGAATCGGATTATGGAGAGTATGATATTTCTCCCGAGGCAGATATTGGGGCGATGGAATTTGAGGATGCAGAGTTGGTGAGGGAGCATGGGAGAGATATCTTGGGTGTCGATGAGCCTGAACTCCACCGGCATGGGTATGACCCAAACAGTGGCTGCTCTCTTGAAGGCAAAGGcatttcatttgaacttgaTGATGAGGATTCTGTTCAAGGTGACGAGTTTGTCGAGGAGACAGAGCAAGGAGATTTTGTGCGCGGGCTGGAGAAGCCCCATGGGTCAAAGGTTGATAGTTGCAATGTTCTCTTCACTGATGCGCTAAGCCAGCTAAAGCAGGCATGTATTGACGTCTCACCAATCAGTGAAGGTGATGCCAGGATTATAGACTTGGATGCTTTATTTGCTGATGTTGAAAAAGACGCAGATTATGTCCGACATAAAAAGTCGCGATTTCAAGAAAAGCGCCCTGTGTCTGAATATGATCTACTCCATTACCGAAATGACCCAGAGTACACCCGTGATAAATATGctcaatttcatgaaaaaacccGTGAATATGCGAATTATTGTGATGATCTGTCTGTGGATTATTCCCATCAGAAAAACCCCAAGCGCCCTTTGTCACAGTACGACTTGAAACCTGACTTCTACGATTCAGCGTTGGATTATGTCCAGAGGGAAAACTTGAGAATGTCACAATCTTGGGGTGATGATCAATTTGATCTCCATGGTCGTAAGGGTCGAGATATAGACTCGCGAAGGTCGAGTGATTATGATAATGTTTATGAGGAGGACCATTCCCAAAACTATGATTTTGGGTGGAAAGATTATGTTGTGACGAATTGTCCAGAACCAGAG
Protein-coding regions in this window:
- the LOC135491233 gene encoding uncharacterized protein LOC135491233 isoform X1: MRKFCSLRIISSSYDQEGHTSDKREHAPICIPCVRLSYLINTYLGLQTLFCRRITWHHSKDEKDATALVSHQSEDFSSRADSKDLKGVEAQSKDLEAQFEELGRFEVTVVTDQVMDRDTMSSVSKLKQDLEFCEFRDGMENKITPDGSSNSESPESSNSSNAWSMDIDSMDSGRDSNKNYTLGCGATSRDISVDSGQGNLDSCEDLDNSLADQCTFQIKDPKISEDVNFNLGPGVGDVDVLVMDDSNVITEDVLPEARDYDDGLDDDLLERILLECLRNDTPISPDASPVMEKLVYPSDRQDIASGAEHCDRIYFAPDGQPLLSPGGQPLPNRSPTEEKLLYSTGATSEEASMYDDSSFLEKMTGDASELVDDVLSDSDGCESERWPDLPKIVILKSTSTESDADVFCDVVDCDVIEDIFSDCNESLEYQSENSSVDAEQGDSDSKGQSSVEGHSSAEGRPPTESCSSTESRSSADSNSPDKANSSAEGHSSAEGHSSAEGHSSTEGHSSTEGHSSTEGHSSGEGHSSGEGQSSEGHSSAEGHSSAEGHSSEGHSSADHEVLYSADGHFSNGMEEDGDVFFELLKEDEGEMYYSTIEEKSPKNSDSSLGKDEHLDDKFPEMFYSTVEEQIDSSVEDDALPCFLDFPPVPDYLETTIEEPAIMDPDAPVVPVSCGWNEMFHSAIEELNETSSAVMANSPRSPSLPEDDQDISPDPDSMLSAVSDELKDLVASDNDQDLSPTDSYSAISVSPEDSERLRSAAESVSDKLKEILSTSINSLDSGPSDPEFLQKLEDVRKTSSDISLNRPVKRPTTVPVSRKFIDTFYGVVDGTVTSSDSDANLSCHEDSPTTPGEILDKAFVPEEKVARSSSSELDDGHEDGSLGDNEEDNDKSSSPEADEVKLGHDEFKVVPVYDWSDCLPQAWGGIRDPFPGMDRASITPDEAIIPILEHDVLGQDGDEEDLILHNAFKSANANVVVLKEPLPKVDQDSVKKDADKSTPNHAKVGILEQDGTLVESAAGEELTPGTSIDLTNVVPRVVEAEAYQTVLAKDTVIELADDVGSGDDETRVSSTGPERSNTDIEISVIDTVEPCCKEVLHQQKDESSLEMGDNVHQTELDPPGFEKSDIASSGWVDLTEYYQTNLTGSSLESEVDLTENKSPLEKTGIASSACVEPTYDCQTDLTGGESDLKTKNADQNSSVLVARTTVEPVLVAYADVEPVLVASANVEPVFVAKTTAEQSFLGDNSVSVSGVRENSIATQATAVGFLNKGFVAMPGMCQERTCIHQHEHDFTGHGPNHQHLPDSTDVKPVPDSSGHRPDHLNLPDPCRIRPVHNSELDLPDIEKYERSDSLEYGDKFTKEEELNLNLRLDDVILDLEGGRCESDYGEYDISPEADIGAMEFEDAELVREHGRDILGVDEPELHRHGYDPNSGCSLEGKGISFELDDEDSVQGDEFVEETEQGDFVRGLEKPHGSKVDSCNVLFTDALSQLKQACIDVSPISEGDARIIDLDALFADVEKDADYVRHKKSRFQEKRPVSEYDLLHYRNDPEYTRDKYAQFHEKTREYANYCDDLSVDYSHQKNPKRPLSQYDLKPDFYDSALDYVQRENLRMSQSWGDDQFDLHGRKGRDIDSRRSSDYDNVYEEDHSQNYDFGWKDYVVTNCPEPERTVEDSNSSAQAVRRNKTEHKPRNERYKLSAKSAERDTEIALEMVKLSLWKRHDVRRSLEIVDDVLYSSSDDSSSEETVDGDWETVSSSLDSESEPPKHSESTHYDDEEEEILGSDDDEQEDPKDYCKGGYHPVKIGALFNNRYHVVRKLGWGHFSTVWLCWDLQAKRFVALKVVKSAQHYTETALDEIKLLRCVRESDAEDPHREKTVQLLDDFKISGINGLHVCMVFEVLGNNLLKLIIRSNYQGIPIKNVKSIIRQVLEGLAYLHTKCKIIHTDIKPENILMCVDENHVRKLANDAVEWQKMGMKLPGSAVSTAPKEKPPDPSKMSKNKKKKLKKKMKRQQELLEKQVQDLQELEREEQEKVGDDDALKRMSQSGSEGQLNQGNDDEEEECSASEAGTPSVENKPVNNRQQENEEEHNSNQLEDQNETEDDPEKTDKRNETNAAKTAENASGEIKDFVKNNSSLIDASEDAQEEALCNGHDESQGDNQEKECEMDEGSKEAPPPHEDGDKSEDSPDSPEAEEKRVNPLTGDDMIVKIADLGNACWTHHHFTEDIQTRQYRCLEVLIGAGYGPPADIWSTACMAFELATGDYLFEPHSGEDYSRDEDHLAHIIELMGPIPKHIAMSGKYYREFFNKRGELRRITKLKPWDMMSVLCEKYEWPTEKAQSFADFLEPMLCFDPAKRATAEDCLHHPWLSS
- the LOC135491233 gene encoding uncharacterized protein LOC135491233 isoform X2; the protein is MRKFCSLRIISSSYDQEGHTSDKREHAPICIPCVRLSYLINTYLGLQTLFCRRITWHHSKDEKDATALVSHQSEDFSSRADSKDLKGVEAQSKDLEAQFEELGRFEVTVVTDQVMDRDTMSSVSKLKQDLEFCEFRDGMENKITPDGSSNSESPESSNSSNAWSMDIDSMDSGRDSNKNYTLGCGATSRDISVDSGQGNLDSCEDLDNSLADQCTFQIKDPKISEDVNFNLGPGVGDVDVLVMDDSNVITEDVLPEARDYDDGLDDDLLERILLECLRNDTPISPDASPVMEKLVYPSDRQDIASGAEHCDRIYFAPDGQPLLSPGGQPLPNRSPTEEKLLYSTGATSEEASMYDDSSFLEKMTGDASELVDDVLSDSDGCESERWPDLPKIVILKSTSTESDADVFCDVVDCDVIEDIFSDCNESLEYQSENSSVDAEQGDSDSKGQSSVEGHSSAEGRPPTESCSSTESRSSADSNSPDKANSSAEGHSSAEGHSSAEGHSSTEGHSSTEGHSSTEGHSSGEGHSSGEGQSSEGHSSAEGHSSAEGHSSEGHSSADHEVLYSADGHFSNGMEEDGDVFFELLKEDEGEMYYSTIEEKSPKNSDSSLGKDEHLDDKFPEMFYSTVEEQIDSSVEDDALPCFLDFPPVPDYLETTIEEPAIMDPDAPVVPVSCGWNEMFHSAIEELNETSSAVMANSPRSPSLPEDDQDISPDPDSMLSAVSDELKDLVASDNDQDLSPTDSYSAISVSPEDSERLRSAAESVSDKLKEILSTSINSLDSGPSDPEFLQKLEDVRKTSSDISLNRPVKRPTTVPVSRKFIDTFYGVVDGTVTSSDSDANLSCHEDSPTTPGEILDKAFVPEEKVARSSSSELDDGHEDGSLGDNEEDNDKSSSPEADEVKLGHDEFKVVPVYDWSDCLPQAWGGIRDPFPGMDRASITPDEAIIPILEHDVLGQDGDEEDLILHNAFKSANANVVVLKEPLPKVDQDSVKKDADKSTPNHAKVGILEQDGTLVESAAGEELTPGTSIDLTNVVPRVVEAEAYQTVLAKDTVIELADDVGSGDDETRVSSTGPERSNTDIEISVIDTVEPCCKEVLHQQKDESSLEMGDNVHQTELDPPGFEKSDIASSGWVDLTEYYQTNLTGSSLESEVDLTENKSPLEKTGIASSACVEPTYDCQTDLTGGESDLKTKNADQNSSVLVARTTVEPVLVAYADVEPVLVASANVEPVFVAKTTAEQSFLGDNSVSVSGVRENSIATQATAVGFLNKGFVAMPGMCQERTCIHQHEHDFTGHGPNHQHLPDSTDVKPVPDSSGHRPDHLNLPDPCRIRPVHNSELDLPDIEKYERSDSLEYGDKFTKEEELNLNLRLDDVILDLEGGRCESDYGEYDISPEADIGAMEFEDAELVREHGRDILGVDEPELHRHGYDPNSGCSLEGKGISFELDDEDSVQGDEFVEETEQGDFVRGLEKPHGSKVDSCNVLFTDALSQLKQACIDVSPISEGDARIIDLDALFADVEKDADYVRHKKSRFQEKRPVSEYDLLHYRNDPEYTRDKYAQFHEKTREYANYCDDLSVDYSHQKNPKRPLSQYDLKPDFYDSALDYVQRENLRMSQSWGDDQFDLHGRKGRDIDSRRSSDYDNVYEEDHSQNYDFGWKDYVVTNCPEPERTVEDSNSSAQAVRRNKTEHKPRNERYKLSAKSAERDTEIALEMVKLSLWKRHDVRRSLEIVDDVLYSSSDDSSSEETVDGDWETVSSSLDSESEPPKHSESTHYDDEEEEILGSDDDEQEDPKDYCKGGYHPVKIGALFNNRYHVVRKLGWGHFSTVWLCWDLQAKRFVALKVVKSAQHYTETALDEIKLLRCVRESDAEDPHREKTVQLLDDFKISGINGLHVCMVFEVLGNNLLKLIIRSNYQGIPIKNVKSIIRQVLEGLAYLHTKCKIIHTDIKPENILMCVDENHVRKLANDAVEWQKMGMKLPGSAVSTAPKEKPPDPSKMSKNKKKKLKKKMKRQQELLEKQVQDLQELEREEQEKALKRMSQSGSEGQLNQGNDDEEEECSASEAGTPSVENKPVNNRQQENEEEHNSNQLEDQNETEDDPEKTDKRNETNAAKTAENASGEIKDFVKNNSSLIDASEDAQEEALCNGHDESQGDNQEKECEMDEGSKEAPPPHEDGDKSEDSPDSPEAEEKRVNPLTGDDMIVKIADLGNACWTHHHFTEDIQTRQYRCLEVLIGAGYGPPADIWSTACMAFELATGDYLFEPHSGEDYSRDEDHLAHIIELMGPIPKHIAMSGKYYREFFNKRGELRRITKLKPWDMMSVLCEKYEWPTEKAQSFADFLEPMLCFDPAKRATAEDCLHHPWLSS